Proteins encoded together in one Clostridiaceae bacterium window:
- a CDS encoding ABC transporter permease: MSKILTVVKYKLKIIMSDKSFIIAMALIPLFLTFITGYALRYEKRNQIPIAICDLDNSEYSVMLTKRISSKEGLIVIEADEQEAVALVKNHKAEAAFIIKEGFMEKILKGDTDGAIEQIESPSTLSAGIIARSIAGEAARLMLNSTAADWVIKEYENMGKFSKDNSSENKKTLWSEAWEYTDSLWEPEPPMKMDYSEIKGGAIIQESSPLSGTVEASALGMLTAFLMFLVLFNSSWLIDERENSTIKRLVAGINALGSVFAGNILTLLFIGIIHIAFFWLISSLVFKISIFNNPASLLIIIVYLLTVIALSLFISSILKTRMQLQTGAPLFSIITGFAGGCFWNFAEMSGVARSISLFTPQGLALELFRNFNLPSSIISYQDALAMVFSSWPMIVMIISAVFLTASSYIIIKNQY; encoded by the coding sequence ATGTCGAAAATACTAACAGTAGTTAAATATAAATTGAAAATAATTATGTCAGATAAAAGCTTTATTATCGCTATGGCTTTAATTCCTCTTTTCCTTACTTTCATTACAGGTTATGCCTTAAGATATGAGAAGAGAAATCAAATTCCTATTGCTATATGCGATTTGGATAATTCAGAATATTCAGTAATGCTAACCAAAAGAATATCTTCTAAAGAAGGCTTGATTGTTATTGAGGCTGATGAACAGGAAGCCGTAGCACTTGTAAAAAACCATAAGGCTGAAGCTGCTTTCATAATTAAAGAAGGTTTTATGGAAAAAATACTTAAGGGAGATACTGATGGAGCTATTGAACAGATAGAGTCTCCTTCTACTTTGTCTGCGGGTATTATTGCGAGAAGCATAGCTGGAGAAGCTGCAAGATTGATGTTAAATTCAACTGCAGCCGACTGGGTGATAAAAGAATATGAAAACATGGGAAAGTTTTCCAAAGACAATTCTTCTGAGAATAAGAAAACTTTATGGTCTGAAGCATGGGAATATACAGATTCGTTATGGGAACCTGAACCTCCGATGAAAATGGATTACAGTGAAATCAAGGGAGGAGCTATAATTCAAGAATCAAGCCCTCTATCCGGAACAGTTGAAGCTTCAGCTCTTGGTATGTTGACCGCTTTTCTAATGTTTCTCGTTTTGTTTAACAGCAGCTGGCTTATTGATGAAAGAGAAAACAGCACCATAAAAAGGCTTGTGGCAGGTATAAATGCTTTAGGATCTGTATTTGCCGGCAATATCTTAACTCTTTTATTTATTGGTATTATTCATATCGCATTCTTCTGGCTGATATCATCCCTGGTTTTTAAGATTAGTATCTTCAATAATCCAGCCAGTCTCTTAATTATTATTGTATACCTGTTAACAGTAATTGCCTTAAGTTTATTTATATCTTCAATTTTAAAAACCAGGATGCAGCTTCAGACTGGTGCTCCGCTATTTTCAATAATTACAGGATTTGCAGGAGGATGCTTCTGGAATTTTGCTGAAATGTCGGGGGTAGCCAGATCCATATCACTCTTTACCCCTCAGGGACTTGCGCTTGAACTTTTTAGAAATTTTAATCTTCCTTCAAGTATAATAAGTTACCAGGATGCTCTTGCAATGGTCTTTTCAAGCTGGCCTATGATAGTAATGATTATTTCTGCAGTTTTTTTGACTGCTTCAAGTTATATAATTATTAAAAACCAGTATTAA